The following proteins are co-located in the Leptospira limi genome:
- a CDS encoding ExbD/TolR family protein — translation MKLRKPKQESGIDISSLIDVLFILLIFLMLAVRFSEPTSSISLDLPKSKTESIGNETYAFKIQIRASGDLYKNDTKMDMDTFVKTLESNSDPNKSVSLEVDQHIEFGTFVTVTDILKQKNYQKIEIKTEKQ, via the coding sequence ATGAAACTCAGAAAACCGAAACAAGAATCAGGTATTGATATTAGCAGTTTGATTGATGTTTTGTTTATCCTTTTGATCTTTTTAATGTTAGCTGTTCGATTTTCAGAACCAACTTCTTCCATTTCATTGGATTTACCTAAATCAAAAACAGAAAGTATTGGAAATGAAACCTATGCTTTTAAAATTCAAATCAGGGCTAGTGGTGATTTATATAAAAATGATACCAAAATGGATATGGATACATTTGTAAAAACCTTAGAGAGTAATTCTGATCCAAACAAATCTGTAAGCTTAGAAGTAGACCAACACATTGAATTTGGAACGTTTGTAACAGTCACAGACATTTTAAAACAAAAAAATTACCAGAAAATAGAGATTAAAACTGAAAAACAATGA
- a CDS encoding MotA/TolQ/ExbB proton channel family protein: protein MNCFPKEPSEDELDLFFSPLERTTHWFPTIASLAMLLGLLGTVIGINTAFGEMEAQKKVSLEVLAGGIKDALNTTIAGLLVAIPSLFFHRIIENKIRYLSELIAKDHTKTE from the coding sequence ATGAACTGTTTCCCGAAAGAACCATCGGAAGATGAGTTGGATTTGTTTTTTTCTCCATTAGAACGAACAACCCATTGGTTCCCAACCATCGCTTCCTTAGCTATGTTGCTTGGTTTACTTGGAACAGTGATTGGGATCAACACTGCCTTTGGAGAAATGGAAGCCCAAAAAAAGGTGAGTTTGGAAGTTTTGGCAGGCGGAATCAAAGATGCATTGAATACAACGATTGCCGGGTTACTTGTAGCCATTCCTTCCTTGTTTTTCCATCGAATCATCGAAAATAAAATTCGATATTTATCTGAACTGATCGCAAAAGACCATACCAAAACAGAATGA
- a CDS encoding ubiquinone/menaquinone biosynthesis methyltransferase, with protein MNQYKLPSQEKKPEYVRKNFDGIARAYDRFNDWNSFFLHRIWKDWVVKEAKKEVPQATSALDLCCGTGDITYRLSLDPQLQTVVGLDFSEQMLSYAFPKVEGKTQVKLLVGDAMDLKQFPEGSFDIVTMGFGLRNVSDLKKCLFEIKRVLKKDGVYVNLDVGRVRPKFLKYFADFYFFKIVPLFGYLLYGKQNEMFDYLPHSSKLYPDQETLSLILTEIGFTNVRFQNFVFGNAVAHIAKKGK; from the coding sequence ATGAACCAATACAAACTGCCTTCCCAAGAAAAGAAACCCGAATATGTAAGAAAGAACTTTGATGGAATCGCAAGAGCTTACGACAGATTCAATGATTGGAATAGTTTTTTCCTACATCGAATCTGGAAAGATTGGGTTGTCAAAGAAGCTAAAAAAGAGGTCCCCCAAGCAACATCTGCATTGGATCTATGTTGTGGTACAGGTGATATCACGTATCGGTTATCTTTGGATCCCCAACTGCAAACGGTAGTTGGACTCGATTTTTCAGAACAGATGTTATCCTATGCTTTCCCGAAGGTAGAAGGGAAAACACAGGTCAAACTCCTTGTAGGTGATGCCATGGACCTCAAACAATTTCCCGAAGGGAGTTTTGATATTGTAACAATGGGTTTTGGCCTAAGAAATGTTTCGGATTTAAAAAAATGCCTTTTTGAGATCAAACGAGTGTTAAAGAAAGATGGAGTGTACGTCAATTTGGATGTTGGTCGTGTGAGACCCAAATTTCTGAAATACTTTGCTGATTTTTACTTTTTTAAAATCGTTCCTTTATTTGGGTATTTGTTGTATGGGAAACAAAACGAAATGTTTGATTACCTCCCCCATTCTTCCAAACTTTACCCCGACCAAGAAACACTTTCTCTGATCCTAACAGAAATTGGATTTACCAATGTCCGTTTTCAGAATTTTGTATTTGGAAATGCAGTTGCCCATATTGCAAAAAAGGGAAAATGA
- a CDS encoding LruC domain-containing protein, with the protein MNRWIILLVLPLFLLDCSNKKKGMLLLPFLGLGDGTTQATTASANDGDGTFTVVGLETTDPSQVTTPDSNTNTGDTGNSETPSVVTPTPTPAAPTPGPTTVNNETTTTVVDQTNGGDFNFETNITVPVTVVIVNEAGPVTNAPVTVTESITTGEPNVVGVGTTNGNGSVTIPISVPPTVVSVDISVVGVNPTTGEVVEIVGSAPVQQPATGSNSEGTVVVAPVINVDTTNFQPVNGCVQAVDSDCDGIANNYDEFPDDPSLATIARTGRYTIAFEDMFPSAGDADLNDHSTVFSTEMDKTPTNKVKIIRGTYTHVAKGAGYNHELRLSLDVPTNANVQISYVDGSGNPWNGCASAPKYTANTAGDCTGGTLTPAQLKRGVLILPSSDKTLFGKKNAPAAGSTFTINDFVRGVTAQVTITFEEPVDLNATKNLVGGHLNYFLAINQKTDGVFRQIFRPGYFKDAKGKDSFLDKNGFPWAIIVPGVFNHPTEGADIRKPSTSGYIFFNSWMNSNGVAHKDWYLHIDQIPAPNRPSYVVRVSDFYTDNGFTAYLIKAVRKNALEVSASLIVVGAALGFLMKRKMGNPKAA; encoded by the coding sequence ATGAATCGATGGATCATTCTTTTGGTGCTTCCTCTCTTTCTTCTGGATTGCTCCAATAAGAAAAAAGGAATGTTATTACTCCCCTTTTTAGGGCTCGGCGACGGAACTACACAAGCCACAACGGCTTCCGCAAATGATGGTGATGGAACATTTACTGTGGTAGGATTGGAAACAACAGATCCAAGCCAAGTGACTACACCTGATTCCAATACAAACACTGGTGATACTGGTAATTCCGAAACTCCTTCCGTAGTCACTCCAACACCAACTCCAGCTGCGCCAACTCCTGGACCTACAACCGTTAATAATGAAACAACAACGACTGTGGTTGACCAAACCAATGGTGGAGATTTTAATTTTGAAACGAATATCACTGTACCAGTTACCGTTGTGATTGTGAATGAGGCAGGTCCAGTGACCAACGCTCCTGTCACTGTGACGGAGTCGATCACAACAGGGGAACCAAACGTTGTGGGAGTCGGAACTACTAACGGCAATGGTTCAGTCACCATTCCAATCAGTGTCCCCCCTACGGTTGTTTCTGTTGATATCAGTGTTGTCGGTGTGAATCCAACAACTGGAGAAGTTGTGGAAATCGTGGGATCAGCTCCCGTACAACAACCAGCAACTGGATCTAATTCAGAAGGCACTGTTGTGGTAGCACCTGTAATCAATGTAGACACTACCAATTTCCAACCAGTCAACGGTTGTGTGCAAGCAGTTGATTCGGATTGTGATGGTATTGCAAATAATTATGACGAATTCCCAGATGACCCAAGTTTAGCAACCATTGCAAGAACTGGTCGTTATACAATTGCATTTGAGGACATGTTCCCTTCTGCAGGGGATGCGGACTTAAATGACCACTCTACAGTGTTCAGTACTGAAATGGACAAAACACCGACTAACAAAGTAAAAATCATTCGTGGAACCTATACACATGTTGCAAAAGGTGCAGGTTACAATCACGAATTGAGACTTTCACTTGATGTTCCAACAAATGCTAATGTTCAAATCAGTTACGTTGATGGAAGTGGAAACCCATGGAATGGATGTGCGTCTGCTCCCAAATACACTGCCAATACTGCAGGTGATTGCACTGGTGGAACATTAACCCCTGCACAACTCAAACGTGGTGTATTAATCCTCCCAAGTTCTGATAAAACATTGTTTGGAAAGAAAAATGCTCCAGCAGCTGGATCTACTTTTACAATCAATGACTTCGTAAGAGGGGTAACTGCACAAGTTACGATTACTTTCGAAGAACCAGTGGATTTGAATGCAACTAAGAACCTAGTTGGGGGACACCTAAACTACTTCCTTGCAATCAACCAAAAAACTGACGGTGTTTTCAGACAAATTTTCCGTCCAGGTTACTTCAAAGATGCAAAAGGAAAAGACTCCTTCCTCGATAAAAATGGTTTCCCTTGGGCGATCATCGTTCCAGGTGTTTTCAACCACCCAACAGAAGGTGCTGACATTCGCAAACCATCAACTTCTGGTTACATTTTCTTTAACTCTTGGATGAACTCCAATGGTGTTGCTCATAAGGATTGGTATTTACACATCGACCAAATCCCTGCACCAAACCGACCATCCTATGTAGTCAGAGTGAGTGATTTTTACACAGACAACGGATTTACTGCATACCTCATCAAAGCGGTTCGTAAGAATGCTTTGGAAGTATCAGCAAGCCTGATCGTCGTAGGAGCTGCGTTAGGTTTTCTCATGAAACGTAAAATGGGAAATCCAAAAGCCGCTTAA
- a CDS encoding AMP-binding protein, whose translation MASLLRFADKDYFLSGNFFKDLEFHHPILVDPLWQGTKLETQFQQFPLPDLKTPNHRSFGLVTSGSTGVPKIVWKEWAEIHSELEDWANEKDIQSFLDGTNEFQVQVPFCHLYGLLWGFLLPKQLGIPIVFGDGYKHSETTLCITSAPQLQLALSQGLQLPRRAIVSGMKFPVPLARELREKTEISIIEIYGSTETGGMGYRDPLRQNRFQFLPNVEFQFQSVEENQELLVKSPFVSKQYYSLQSSEWVLSTIPTNSYYATGDLGENSDLGFYLFGRKDRIIKHKGKRVSLDRIESEILGLGLEGQFFCVPVHHETGDTIGLFTDSLLPIDRIYQRLRNELPSSHVPRVIVKQNEIPKLPNGKTDYSKISGLCFEEFLRLQLLKEKGKNIQNINSETTIPEILESILGSVPKPDQHFIYDCGMDSILFSELILKLEKKLGHQIPEEDKQTGYLISLSGLEEYVRDKLYLIE comes from the coding sequence ATGGCCTCTCTTTTACGGTTCGCTGACAAAGATTACTTTTTATCTGGCAATTTTTTCAAAGACCTTGAGTTCCACCATCCGATCCTTGTGGATCCTCTTTGGCAAGGAACGAAGTTAGAAACTCAATTCCAACAGTTCCCTCTTCCTGACTTAAAAACACCGAACCACCGATCGTTTGGTTTAGTGACATCCGGATCCACTGGAGTCCCAAAAATAGTATGGAAAGAGTGGGCTGAAATCCATTCAGAACTTGAAGATTGGGCAAACGAAAAAGACATCCAAAGTTTTTTAGATGGGACCAACGAATTCCAAGTCCAAGTCCCGTTTTGCCATCTCTACGGCCTTCTCTGGGGATTTTTACTTCCAAAACAGTTAGGAATCCCTATTGTCTTTGGGGATGGATATAAACATTCGGAAACGACTCTCTGCATTACTTCTGCCCCTCAGTTACAACTGGCGTTATCACAAGGTTTGCAACTCCCAAGAAGAGCCATTGTTTCTGGGATGAAATTTCCAGTACCACTCGCTCGGGAACTTAGAGAAAAAACAGAAATTTCAATCATAGAGATTTATGGGTCCACAGAGACAGGCGGAATGGGTTACCGTGACCCACTTAGGCAAAATAGATTCCAATTTTTACCGAATGTAGAATTTCAATTCCAATCCGTAGAGGAAAATCAGGAACTTTTAGTCAAAAGTCCATTTGTTTCAAAACAATATTATTCCTTACAATCCAGTGAATGGGTATTATCTACAATACCCACTAATTCATATTATGCGACAGGAGATTTAGGAGAAAATTCGGATCTCGGATTTTATCTTTTCGGTAGGAAAGATCGTATTATTAAACACAAAGGAAAACGAGTGTCTTTGGACCGAATTGAATCAGAAATACTTGGTTTAGGACTCGAAGGTCAGTTTTTTTGTGTACCGGTCCATCATGAAACAGGTGATACAATTGGGTTATTTACGGATTCTTTACTTCCGATCGATAGAATCTACCAGAGATTACGCAATGAACTCCCAAGTAGTCATGTTCCAAGAGTGATTGTCAAACAAAACGAGATCCCAAAATTACCAAACGGGAAAACTGATTATTCCAAAATCTCAGGTTTGTGTTTTGAAGAATTCCTTAGGCTTCAATTGCTAAAAGAAAAAGGAAAAAACATCCAAAACATCAATTCGGAAACAACAATTCCTGAAATACTTGAATCAATATTGGGTTCGGTTCCAAAACCAGACCAACATTTCATTTATGATTGTGGGATGGATTCTATCCTCTTTAGTGAACTCATTTTGAAATTGGAAAAAAAATTAGGGCACCAAATCCCAGAGGAAGATAAACAAACCGGTTATTTAATCAGTTTGTCAGGGCTTGAAGAATATGTCAGGGATAAACTGTATTTGATAGAATGA
- a CDS encoding PAS domain-containing protein, translating to MSKFIDPSILGKLGSLNQSEADACPFGIVKVDESGKILLYNKYESELANVPIQTAVGKNFFTEVAICTNNRIFYGRFKEGMISGDLDIAFNYVFTYKMKPTNVVIHLYHDKATNSNWIFVKLR from the coding sequence ATGAGCAAATTTATAGACCCAAGTATTTTAGGTAAACTCGGATCCCTTAACCAATCGGAAGCAGATGCATGCCCATTTGGAATTGTAAAGGTAGATGAATCAGGTAAAATTTTACTCTACAATAAATATGAATCGGAACTTGCCAATGTTCCCATTCAAACAGCGGTAGGGAAAAACTTTTTCACGGAAGTAGCAATCTGTACCAATAACCGTATTTTTTACGGTAGATTCAAAGAAGGTATGATTTCAGGTGATTTGGACATCGCTTTCAATTATGTTTTTACTTATAAAATGAAACCTACCAATGTGGTGATTCATTTGTATCACGACAAAGCTACAAACTCAAATTGGATCTTTGTAAAACTAAGATAA
- a CDS encoding methyl-accepting chemotaxis protein, which yields MPQQKIFNEKERLYSRLVWNDSINLVLFLLLAGMFGYQSIYGLLPVIIQFIAGSVVFITFVFSIFRMIQNKNILKKDIVSNHLAADPVLLLSGYGIDIHEYSESLTDTCSDLQKRLDAIGNHIIELNEKIQTTGGDIDRVYQIVSQLASEEVKLMDAVGKTSEEINIMFEIVNVVIAEIQSRNETMENLVQLSKDGRKKVNDTNFTIQRISESSGNILKLIDFINGVSKQTNLLAINAAIEATHSGSEGKGFTVIADEIKNLSTMTANNAKQISKILNENVNDYKKAEKLGIESGDAFQFIASEIHIVHGTIAEVVQSIQELKSRGGAILSKAKTLDDVAERVRDTSGEVYGEIVTINSNLDEIQSLSNTIQNECEEIRSAQQVILKTTEILKSQIKEIHSVTDKMMMGTT from the coding sequence ATGCCACAACAAAAAATCTTCAATGAAAAAGAGAGACTCTACTCTCGTTTGGTTTGGAATGATTCTATCAATTTAGTCCTTTTTCTCCTCCTCGCAGGTATGTTTGGATACCAATCCATTTACGGACTTCTCCCAGTAATAATCCAATTTATTGCTGGATCGGTGGTTTTTATTACTTTCGTATTTTCTATTTTTCGAATGATCCAAAATAAAAATATTCTAAAAAAAGATATAGTCTCAAATCATTTAGCCGCTGATCCAGTTTTATTACTTTCCGGATATGGAATTGATATCCACGAATATTCGGAGTCTCTAACAGATACATGTTCTGATTTACAAAAAAGATTGGATGCCATTGGCAATCATATCATTGAATTAAATGAGAAAATTCAAACGACAGGCGGTGACATCGATCGTGTGTACCAAATTGTCTCCCAACTCGCTTCAGAAGAAGTAAAACTTATGGATGCAGTGGGTAAAACTTCAGAAGAAATCAACATCATGTTTGAAATTGTAAACGTCGTCATAGCTGAGATACAAAGCAGAAATGAAACAATGGAAAATTTAGTCCAATTAAGTAAGGATGGTAGAAAAAAAGTAAATGATACCAATTTTACAATCCAAAGGATCAGTGAGTCCTCAGGGAATATTCTAAAACTCATCGACTTCATTAATGGAGTATCCAAACAAACGAATTTACTAGCAATCAATGCGGCCATTGAGGCAACTCACTCTGGTTCCGAAGGGAAAGGATTCACGGTCATTGCTGACGAAATTAAAAATTTATCTACAATGACGGCAAACAATGCAAAACAGATTTCGAAAATCTTAAACGAAAATGTGAATGATTATAAAAAGGCAGAAAAACTTGGGATTGAATCGGGAGATGCCTTTCAATTCATCGCTTCGGAAATTCATATTGTTCATGGAACTATAGCGGAAGTTGTACAATCCATTCAGGAATTAAAGTCGAGAGGTGGCGCTATCCTTTCCAAAGCAAAAACACTAGATGATGTTGCAGAACGTGTGAGAGATACTTCTGGTGAGGTTTATGGTGAGATTGTTACGATCAATTCAAACCTAGACGAAATCCAATCCTTATCGAATACAATCCAAAATGAATGCGAAGAGATTCGTTCTGCACAACAAGTCATCTTAAAAACGACTGAAATTTTAAAATCACAAATTAAAGAGATCCATTCTGTCACAGATAAGATGATGATGGGAACCACTTGA
- a CDS encoding DUF4442 domain-containing protein has product MRNREILLEYKVHPLWKFLEETYGFEQAFRMFKPYEGANILPKLIDRNTMVVSMPLILSNTNYVGTHFGGSLYSMCDPFFMFLLMMNLGKDYMVWDKGAKIDFVKPGEGTVTATFHLPDSEFAEIKNLLQKEKKTIRTYEALVVGEDGKTVAQITKDLYIRRLT; this is encoded by the coding sequence ATGAGAAATAGAGAGATATTACTCGAATACAAAGTTCATCCCCTTTGGAAATTTTTAGAAGAAACATATGGTTTTGAACAGGCATTCCGAATGTTCAAACCATATGAAGGGGCCAACATACTACCAAAACTCATCGATCGAAACACAATGGTAGTTTCCATGCCACTCATTCTCTCCAATACAAATTATGTAGGGACCCATTTTGGTGGTTCCTTATATTCTATGTGTGATCCATTTTTTATGTTTTTACTCATGATGAATTTAGGAAAAGATTATATGGTTTGGGACAAAGGTGCAAAAATCGATTTTGTCAAACCAGGTGAAGGCACTGTAACAGCAACGTTCCATCTTCCTGATTCTGAATTTGCAGAAATCAAAAATCTCTTACAAAAAGAGAAAAAAACAATCCGAACCTATGAGGCTCTCGTTGTTGGTGAAGATGGAAAAACTGTTGCTCAAATTACCAAGGATTTGTACATCCGTAGGCTCACCTAA